One part of the Pseudomonas sp. MYb118 genome encodes these proteins:
- a CDS encoding SAM-dependent methyltransferase has protein sequence MSVTATPASPAPDHHAQFIDLLQGSLEANAFIKLVLAKYVGSEADLQRVIIKQLTVKDQPCLSFVYRYKTRDITKNLPLAEGVASIAELLPASFKNAHLLSLTDEAQLEYSKKGKSSLFKSKPQQLREVPSTGHNREKNRFLDLSRPFLADLGVTNAKHELIPAMSRKWKQINKFIEVFSHALTSSPLALDQPVRVADFGSGKGYLTFAIHDYLRNTLNAEGEVTGVELREDMVTLCNAAAAKLEHPGLVFKCGDVRSVAPSELEVMIALHACDIATDYAIHTGIRSGASIIMCSPCCHKQIRLQIQSPVLLKSMLQYGLHLGQQAEMVTDSLRALFLEACGYETKVFEFISLEHTNKNKMILAVKRAEPVDPAQLLVKIQELKDFYRITEHCLETLLRADGYL, from the coding sequence ATGTCTGTCACCGCCACACCCGCCAGCCCCGCGCCGGACCATCACGCCCAGTTCATCGACCTGCTGCAAGGCAGCCTCGAGGCCAATGCCTTCATCAAACTGGTGCTGGCCAAGTACGTCGGCAGCGAAGCCGACCTGCAGCGGGTGATCATCAAGCAACTGACGGTCAAGGATCAGCCCTGCCTGTCCTTCGTCTATCGCTACAAGACCCGCGACATCACCAAGAACCTGCCGCTGGCCGAAGGCGTGGCGAGCATTGCCGAGCTGTTGCCGGCCTCGTTCAAAAATGCGCATTTGTTGTCGCTGACCGACGAAGCCCAGCTGGAATACAGCAAAAAGGGCAAGTCTTCACTGTTCAAGAGCAAACCCCAGCAATTGCGTGAAGTGCCATCCACCGGGCACAACCGCGAGAAAAACCGCTTTCTGGACCTCAGCCGGCCGTTTCTCGCTGACCTGGGCGTGACCAACGCCAAGCACGAGCTGATCCCGGCGATGTCGCGCAAATGGAAGCAGATCAACAAGTTCATCGAAGTCTTCAGTCATGCGCTGACGTCCTCGCCGCTGGCGCTGGACCAGCCGGTGCGGGTCGCCGATTTCGGTTCGGGCAAGGGCTACCTGACGTTCGCGATCCACGACTACCTGCGCAACACCCTCAACGCTGAAGGCGAAGTGACGGGCGTCGAGCTGCGCGAAGACATGGTCACCCTGTGCAATGCCGCCGCGGCGAAGCTGGAGCACCCAGGCCTGGTGTTCAAATGCGGTGACGTGCGCAGCGTGGCGCCGAGCGAGCTGGAAGTGATGATCGCCCTGCATGCCTGCGACATCGCTACCGATTATGCGATCCACACCGGCATTCGCTCGGGTGCGTCGATCATCATGTGCTCGCCGTGCTGCCACAAGCAGATCCGCCTGCAGATCCAGAGCCCGGTGCTGCTCAAGTCGATGCTGCAATACGGCCTGCACCTGGGCCAGCAGGCGGAAATGGTCACCGATAGCCTGCGCGCGCTGTTCCTCGAAGCCTGCGGCTACGAAACCAAGGTGTTCGAGTTCATCTCGCTGGAACACACCAACAAGAACAAGATGATCCTGGCGGTCAAACGCGCCGAGCCGGTGGACCCGGCGCAGTTGCTGGTGAAGATCCAGGAACTGAAGGATTTCTACCGCATCACCGAGCATTGCCTGGAGACGTTGTTGCGGGCGGATGGCTATCTGTAG